gagtttatatttatatatatatatattgctcgcataaaatccccggggttttttgctttgtatgtcgggggcgggagattcatgtgattggttgttggtcgcgttgctcgcaaaacatccccaagctgtcagacacgcccagctccaagacttcaagatgtttgaaaagctgctgtgtggacgcacCGTTAAGCTAAGCTATCAAAGGTACACTATCGATCTACCTAGTGAGCTACCTTGCGTTAGCTACCTATCTAACAAGCTAGCTAGTGAATGTTAGCTATCTAGCTCGCTATCGCCAAGTTTGATACAATAATCACATACTAACAAGCAAAGGTTGATAAAGCTATGCAATGCTATAGAATTACGCTTTAACCAGAAGTACCGACACAATATACACCGATGTGAAAGAGCAGGTGGAGCATCAGGTGAATGATACGACTTTGTTTCTCAAGAATATTACAGTATTgacgctggcgcatcataaacacgtcgatagtgaagtgcagtcgattctctaaagcaccgcagtctcttcccctaagtccttttggattctcctgtccactatcccttaaccccgtgacctttcactcagaggtcaagagatagacgatagggttagaatttaggagctgatttttggattatggGAACGCAACCAAGGTGTGGAAACTTCCCTGCTTTGGGACGCCCCCCACAGTCCAGAGATAGTGACCGGACGCACCCCTCACACTGTCACGGGTCGTTGTGTGTTCCATCCACGTTGTGCGTGGATGGAACTGTAAGTATTGTTACTGTAAATGACGTAACGAAGTTGCCTTAATTAAAAAGAATAACACAATTAATGTCATAGTTCaattagataaataaatactttatttcatgttattttattCTCGTTAAATATGGCATGATTTGTTTTCCATGTTAAACCGATATGCGTGTGTTTCTTGTGCCTCGGAGCTAACGTTTGAAAAGGAGAATGTTTTTATTCATTGTCTTTAACAACAGCAACATATACAGTACATGTTTAGGTTAAAGTTTATTATTTTGGAGCTGAATTAAAGGTTCATTCCTCTACAAACAACAGCggtttttaaaaacatgtaattagAAACAGGTTATTAAATATTGACTAAAAACTATAAATACTTTAACTTAATAAAATCAATTTCTGTACAGATTAAAATTTGACACCAAAATAACTATACTTACTATAAAACAATACAATCCTACAGTGGGTAGTAGTTCATATCTAAGAGCCCTGTAATGTCCGTGTTTCCGTGATTTCCTGGAATATAAACTATGGTTTTTATAAcgatttattgatttaaaactcTCAACCAATCAGAATAGTAAATTTCTGTGTTTAAAAACAATCAAAGATCCCTGATTGGCTCTCGCTGTGTGATGTCCCGCCCACTTCCAGAGCAGCTGTCCAATCACAGCCCTTTAACGACTTCTCTCCAACCGACGGCCAATGACAAACGGACTCTCGGAGCCTCCCGGCCAATCACACGTCAGCCTCTGTGTAGCGCTCTCGTTAAGCCCGCCCCTTCTTCTTCTGCTCCAATCGAGCggcagtgatgatgatgatgatgtcacGCTTCCTCCCCCGTCTCCCCCTTTTCTGCTTCACCTGTCTCCCCTTCTGTCTCCCCCTTTACTTCCTCTTCTGTCTCCCCCTTTCCTTCCTCTTCTGTCTCCCCCTTTCCTTCCTCTTCTGTCTCCCCCTTTACTTCCTCTTCTGTCTCCCCCTTTCCTTCCTCTTCTGTCTCCCCCTTTCCTTCCTCTTCTGTCTCCCCCTTTCCTTCCTCTTCTGTCTCCCCCTTTCCTTCCTCTTCTGTCTCCCCCTTTCCTTCCTCTTCTGTCTCCCCCTTTCCTTCCTCTTCTGTCTCCCCCTTTACTTCCTCTTCTGTCTCCCCCTTTCCTTCCTCTTCTGTCTCCCCCTTTCCTTCCTCTTCTGTCTCCTCCTTTCCTTCCTCTTCTGTCCCCCCCTTTACTTCCTCTTCTGTCTCCCCCTTTACTTCCTCTTCTGTCCCCCCCTTtccttcctcttctggctcttCTGTCTCCCC
This DNA window, taken from Pseudochaenichthys georgianus unplaced genomic scaffold, fPseGeo1.2 scaffold_1818_arrow_ctg1, whole genome shotgun sequence, encodes the following:
- the LOC139433309 gene encoding germ cell nuclear acidic protein-like, whose amino-acid sequence is GETEEEGKGETEEEGKGETEEEGKGETEEEVKGETEEEGKGETEEEVKGETEEEGKGETEEIEEEGKGETEEPEEEGKGGTEEEVKGETEEEVKGGTEEEGKEETEEEGKGETEEEGKGETEEEVKGETEEEGKGETEEEGKGETEEEGKGETEEEGKGETEEEGKGETEEEGKGETEEEVKGETEEEGKGETEEEGKGETEEEVKGETEGETGEAEKGETGEEA